The sequence below is a genomic window from Macadamia integrifolia cultivar HAES 741 chromosome 1, SCU_Mint_v3, whole genome shotgun sequence.
gaatcgagTCGAATTGAATCAACTTGAGTATCTAAATTCAGAACCAAATCAGTtcttgattcgattttgatccaccttatcatcactAAGAaccgaatcaaaatcaaacgaAATAACCAGAACCGAGCCGATTGACACCTGCCTCTCACTCCCAAAAGTTCAATATTCTGCTGCTCCATATACTCCACCAGCACTTTTTTGTGGGCGAGAAGATGCCCCAGCTGACAAGGTGAAATTGGGTTCAATTTCTATAGTTCTATTGGACAAccaaagacttgaaaaaaaccccaaatttattTGACCTCTCATTTCGATCTTCCAACATCTCCAGAATCACTCTTATCAGTCTCTGCCTCACTCAGGTTGGCAATGGAGACGGCATTCCGAGCAGCTGCCACGGCAAGGCCACCACTCCCTCCTTCCACTTTCCCTTCCGCACAcagagcttcttcttcttctacttcttctttctctaaACATGCTTCCCGAGCTCAATTTAGACCCACTTCCTTATCACTACCAACCTCAACAACACTCTCTTTGTTTGCTTTCTTTACAGCCCCCAATGAAGCCATGGCTTTCAGCTTCTCCAAAGAACAGATAATGTCTTCTCTAACCCAAGTAAGTCCACTACCCTTTAAAACTAATTAATTAGAGCTTTCTCTTAATGGATTGATTACCTTCTGGTTCTGTAGGTGGAGAATACAGTTGACCAGGTACAAGTCCTGGGTTCGGAAGTTTTGGACTTCTCTCAACGTGTTCTTCAGGTGGTGATCGAAACTGTCAAACCCAGTGTTGATTTGGCATTGCCGATTCTGCAGAAGGCAGGGGATCAGGCATTAAAGGTTGCTTCACCTGCAATTTCTGAGGCTTCCAAGAAATCCCAAGAAGCCATTCAAAGCTCAGGATTTGATACTGAACCAGTTGTTGGTGCTGCTAAGGTTCTCTCTgttcaatttttctttgaaataatCATTTGACCATGAAAATTCTACGCGCCCTGAATTCGTACTTAGTTTTGGGAACCAAGTTTCTTGCCTTATAGGTGTTTGTAATTAATACCCAATTATATTTGATATAGGCTCATTTAGTTTTCTTCATCACAGACTGTGGCTGGTGTAGCTCAGCAGACTACAAAAGTGATCGAAGGTGCCAAACCCATTGCTTCCTCAACTGTGGATACAATATTATCAACGGACCCTGTGACATTGGCTACTACTGCTGGAGCATTGTTCCTTGTATACCTTCTTCTTCCACCTGTCTGGTCTGTAATCTCTTTTGGACTTCGTGGTTACAAAGGTACTTTTGCTGCTGCACTGTGTAAATTTGTGCTTCATTCTAGTTTTTATTTGGATcacatgttttttctttttgggtgaaaggagatatattaaagaaagaaaaatcaagaatgaACATAGAAGCCAAGAGGCTTAGTTAAGAATAAATACAGAAGCCAAAAGGCTTCAAAGGGGAGAGACCCTTACAAGAATAAACATAGAACCAAGAGGCTTagccaagaaagaaaaacaaccaTCAAAAGGATT
It includes:
- the LOC122075475 gene encoding calcium sensing receptor, chloroplastic yields the protein METAFRAAATARPPLPPSTFPSAHRASSSSTSSFSKHASRAQFRPTSLSLPTSTTLSLFAFFTAPNEAMAFSFSKEQIMSSLTQVENTVDQVQVLGSEVLDFSQRVLQVVIETVKPSVDLALPILQKAGDQALKVASPAISEASKKSQEAIQSSGFDTEPVVGAAKTVAGVAQQTTKVIEGAKPIASSTVDTILSTDPVTLATTAGALFLVYLLLPPVWSVISFGLRGYKGELTPAQTLDLLSTRNHLLIDIRSEKDKNKAGVPRLPSSVKNKMISVPLEELPTKLKGLVRSVKKLEAEIVALKISFLKRINKGSNIVIMGSYSDTEKTVAKALTSFGFKNCWIMADGFSGNKGWLSSQLGADSYNLSLPEVVSPSRVIPAAVRRFGTTSSTALQSSPKFLPGSKQ